The genomic stretch CATTTCAGTGCTTGCAGAGTTCCAAAGATATGAGACCTTCAATGCAAGAAGTAGTGGATACTCTCAAGGATATACAGAGTGATGGCGAGTACAAAGGCCAAAGCCATGCTGAAGTCATGGATATCTCATCAACAGCAGATGATGCTGTATTGCTGAAGGATGATCCGCCTCCACCGTCGCCGGCTTCAACTGTAGGGAGCAAATCTACAACACCAAATGCTAGTGGATAAGTGATCCTTCTTTCACATTTCAGAAAATAGCAGAGAGCGCATCAAATAGGTAGCATCCACCCAGTTAAAGCCTGGGTGCTATCATTAGTAATGTAGATGACTTTAAGATTGAGATGTACATAGATGCTGATAAAGCTGCGTTGGTTATGAGAGTTTATCtgtttaataattatattaatattattgttatatttttcttgtGATATCAAGTTTAAATAAGATGcatttttaattcatttttccaTTTTAATAATTATCTTTTTGGTAACATTAGGAATTGATTTTGAGTTCTATCCCAAGCCTCTGGTATATGCAAATATGCAATTGGATATTCCAAGTGGTTGTCATATAACTCGGTTACTTTCTGTTTTCTACACGTAATTATGCATGTACACTTGGTAAATTAGCACTTCAAGtaaatatatatcaaaattttcataaatataCTATATAACAGCATAACAAAATAGATTAAGTCCACGATCCGCGCATCGTGCGGGCTTCACCCTAGTTCAGATAATATTACAATAGCTAATTATAGTGTGACACCTAAGCAAGTTGCAACATATCAGAAGAACAAAGTACAATTTCTTTCATCTTTCTAACTCTTGGTTAACCCTTAGAATATggtttattatcattattataatAAACTGTGAATGGCTTAACAAACTCATTTCTTCGTTCATTCAATTCCCTTGGCCAAAGTTTTATTCATCtcagtcattataatcatagagctcaaaTTCTTTACCGAGATTTGACGGATTCCTTATTAACTAgtcattaattctacaagtatttaaatcatacccaatatccattcaactagcaccatagggtattaggtgtccagaatcaaagtataataaatacattgttaattactatgacagtcgcaggtcaaaagtcttgagaatatcctattgacaattatgcggtaattataaccattaggaattctcagagtgagtcagttcaatggtcatatctctatatacaccatctatatatataatttaataaacaagatctattaatcttcatctaatgaagaccattatatatatatatatatatatatatatatatatatatatatatatatatatattgatcttttcggattattaatgtcctttttaataatcctatgatcaagaacaatttagattaaattataaaagatttatctctcaatattataatcactatcacaataataaatctctaaatttaatcaaggaagttattatattaacattttaatataataacaataacaaattatttgacacgTGATTGATTGGATTGTAGTTATACTACTTATTCCCAATAATCTCCCACTTGCACGAGAGTCAATCATGATAGATTGGATCTTGGGCATACTATTATCACAATAATCTCCCACTTGCACTAGAGCCAATCAATCATGTGTATAATTTTTCAATGCAGATTTGTGTTTATCAAAACTCTTTTGACCTTAAACACCTTTTGTAAAATACACCTAGTACATAATAAATATCACGTTTTCTCAAAACATGAAATCTCCCACTACAATAAtgcataattttattttaatgacAATCCTTATTGAACATGATTATAAAAAATCTAAGTAGCCATTATATCTATCTTTATAGAATTGTATCATTATACAAATAggctactttttcaaaaaagttagTTTGACTATCAAACTTTTTATACTTTCAGAAGAAAGTATATCTTCTATTGAGTGGTATACAATTCTAATAAAAGTAGTTGTATTCCCACTCTTTCTTTAAGATGGAATCCCTTTTctaaaaaaaagagtttaacCTCTTATTACAAACACTTTGTCATAAGAAGAGTGATAAAAATAATCTCATTATTTCATTAGGATAACCAATAAATTTCATTCATGGGACCTAATATCAATTATATTGTTGTGTAATCTCTTAACACATAAAACATCTTCAAATTCTAATGTTCTTGAGTTTCAGCTTATGCCTTTTCTATATCTCATATGagtaaaaaaattgatttagtgaaaaatttgttaatttagCAACATTTCTAAAATGTAGTCCAAATATTTAACAAATAATGATACTCAACTAAAtcaaatttcatttttttaaacatGATAGGGTACATAGAGTACTAATATTTGTGCATTGAGAGAATCTCATTCAATTAGATAATTAGAGATTTTACTTTAaacttttataataaaaatactcaatATCTTTATTATTGGTCAAATCAATCTTTAAGAACAATTTTGATTCACATCCTCAATGCTCATATTGAGTTTTTCCAAAAAGACCACAAACTTTAATCATATTAAGGCCTATTATAAATtgtttgtaacaaaataaatcTCCAAAAAATGCTTGCAAGAACAATTCTCGTAAAAGTCATTTGCATAATGGCATTATAACTTCTAAAGTTgtttaattcaaaatatattgTCCAATACTCCCACtagtttaaataaaaatctttgATAGTCATATTATCTTACTTTGGACATCATACATCTTCTCAAGATGTTTAATAATAACTAGTAGGCTGTCTTTGAAATTGGAACTCATAGTTGTCAAAACAACTCATGTTGCAGTAAAGCAATATTCCAAATTCTTCACAACTTCTAATCATTCCATAACCAAATTTATtggaaaatattattttaagaggATTGTCATCTCAATGATAaccttttgaaaaaaataattctaaattgTAGCCAGTACATTACTTTCAAATATGTCATACAAAATGgacatatttaaaaatttaaaacataaaaataaacaagaaatcTATATTTCTGGCAAAATTATTTAGAATCACGAATGAGTATCTTGATTGTCAAATTGTTACTCATACCTATTCCAAATAAATATGATTAAATTGTATCACATACAACTATAATCCCAAATAATTATCTGGTTGTCAGAcaattatttaactaaattatattttatattcctAGGTTGTCTAGGTTCaagtataaaattaattctCCTTATATACCATCATATGCATAAATAAATTCTATCTTTAAATACAAGTTTCTTGGTTGTTAGATTGCTCCTTGTAAACAAgagataaatttatttttgacaaACTCCTAACTTTTaggatttatttcaatttttagaGAATTTCTACCAATATTCATGGATTAAGTTTTATACTCCCAGGTTATCtaagtaaaaatataaaattaaatctttattACATCAAATGTATACACTGATTATTATcttgaaaataaaattcttgGTTGTCAGGCCGCTCTTTataataaaaaacattaaaaaaattaatttctaaaacTATATTGTTCAAAACACatcaatcaaattaaaatttgatttttcataTACTAACATTTAACCTTAAAAAATTTGACCTTTATATAtacacttatatatatatatatatatatatatatatatatatatatatatatatatatatatatatatatatatatatgaaacaaataaaaatattttgcatCTTATTCCTTTTATTGTGATAAACAtcacaataaaatttaataaataaataaaatcaaataaaatatttgattataaatataacttttatattaaaagaatgataatttaatcccaattacataattaaaataaattaactattaatttattagaaaatTATCTTAATGGAAATAAATACATCacatgtttaaaaaaataatttgaattaatCCTATTAATTCACACACTTtaagaaaataagaataaaaatttaaacacaaaaaaccaaagctctgataccactgaAGAATTACCATATGTTCATAACACGCAATGTAAGTAAAGAAGGTAATTCTAAAGAcctatttttgtatttaaattttattcaactaataatatttaatatatagaTCAGGTCTAGATATCTTTGGACACTTTAGTAAAATTTTATTCTTCGATTGTACGAAGACTTTATGCGTATCCACACCGAGACCAACATTTGCTGTCAACTCCTTGACCAATGGACATCTTATCTAAATTGAGAAACATCTTGCAACTCTTTGCACGCCACAAAATTCTTTTTCGAGAATCAGGCTCACATACGTTTATGTGTGTAGAGGTAAAGGAATAAAACTCTTGTTATTCTCATCTCCGTCACATTTCTCTACTCTtggcatacatatatatagtatgagatttgttattgattttaaatttgaatctccattcaaatttaaatcatatcttaaaattttaaatctgaATCCTTTAAatttatgaatcatatcataacttaatttaaaacagaatcagttaggatctcatctaaatttagaattcaaatttagaaatagaaatatatataatttaataaatgagatttattaatcttcatccaatgaagacattatatatatattgatctttTCGGATTATTAATGTTctttttaataatcctatgaccgagaataatttagattaaattataaaagatttatctctcaatattatAATCACTATCACAACCAcaaatctctaaatttaatcaaggatattattatattaatattttaatataataacaataacaaattatttgacacgTGATTTATTGGATTGTGGTCATACTACTTATTTTCGACACGAAACTAGAGGAACAATAGGGTACATAGCTCCAGAAGTGTGTAATAGATATCTTGGTAGAGTTTCACATAAATCTGATGTTTATAGCTATGGAATGATGCTTCTAGAAATGGTAGGAATGAAGGAGAACATCCTTGCAAAGACAAGTCACACAAGCGAGATGTACTTCCCTGATTGGATATACAAAAGGCTTGATCAAGGAACTCAACTGGGACCTGATGATGATGGGGAAGTGGCCATAGAGGAAAATGATGTTGTTAAGAAAATGACAATCGTGGGTTTATGGTGCATTCAACCAATTCCAAATGACAGACCAACAATGAGTAGAGTTGTAGAAATGTTGGAAGGCAGCATGAATTCCCTGGAAATGCCACCAAGACCTGTCCTGTCTTCAACAAGAGTGGTAGTAGAATCTTCTTCTAATGTTGTGTCGTTGGTGGAATCTTCTTCTGTTGTATCAGTTGTAGAATCTTCTACTAATGTAACTTAGATGCATTACATTGTACTCCCTCTATTGTCTATGTGTACCAAGCACACATTGCTACTTGAATGTTTtcactgaaaaaaaaaactgttaGCTAATGAAAGACAAAAATCAGCAGCAGGAAAGTTACCAAGCAACGGTTGTGCTTTTGCCTCTTACCATTAATTGTTGTCATCTTTTTTACTTTCTCATGTTTCAGTGAAGCCTCTTCGTCAAGCTTCGATCTTACGTTCGGTTCTTGATGAATCCCGGCATAGGCTCCTAAAACTTGACTCCTAAGAATATAAAGTGTTGCAATAGAAGGTGCTCAAGGATATGTTGCAAATTGAAACAAAGAATTGCCATTTAATTGGACAAAACTAATCAACTAAAGAGATGTTAAAAAGAAAATGCCCCAACTAGCTATGCATATTAATTCTATCAAATTTCTttcctactttttcttttaattttttaattatactgGAATGCCTGTTGTTTCATTATGGGTGTTAAGTGGAAATTAATTTAGTTAGAGATTATTTGGCTTCTATGGAAGCTGTTAAGACTTCTCTAGTTTTTCATTTGATAACAATGTTCTGAGATTTGAAACTTTCTGATATTGGGAAGCTCATTGACAATAACTACACCCTCGCGATGCGTagataatttgaatttttttatagtagtttttttaattagattttataatattatttaaataaaataatatatgtttatacgaaaaaattaattgaataattacaataaataatgcattataattttttttatttaatcatgcatgaatatatttaaaattgtcAAAGATTATAATATCTCAAATAGTAAATAATTACAATATTTTAATTACAGAAATTGTGTTCAAATTATATCAATTAGCTACTTAAATTAACATgatataatgataaaaaatgataaaattaacAATACATCTATAGATTACCTTAGACTCTATTTGAATATGTGATAAATAGAGAGTAATACGGGAGACATGGATTTGTATAGCGTTATAACTTTTAATTGAGTAGTATTACtgtcttttatatttttatttcaattatgctacataactaataaaaaaatcagaTAACACTAACTAATAATTCAAAAAAGTCTAATACacaacatttttttaaattaactttttattctcttttctttctttcttccttccaACACTTTAATTTACATATCACCACAAACCACAAGTAGGGGTGTTTATGGATCGGGTAAACTCGAGTTTAATGTGATCCAAATTCGACGAGAAATATATACCGAACCTATTTGTTAGACCCAAAACCGATTCTAAACCCGATGAAACCTACACACTTTCGGACCATGATTATACCGGGTAAAAACCGAGCCGTTAACATTACTTACTTTCTTATAAGCTAGCAtgtgaaaatatccaaatttccaagactccaaccattatttgacatggtaaaattaacttagaaaaatataacaagaaccaacccttccttaaaattaaagtataaccacaatcaataccaatattgtctaataacaccaaatatttaaatcaatacaaataatacaatattatgcattagtctaaagtcttgagcattttaaacataaaacattaacttatagtcttataaggactaataacacaaaatattaagatttacaatacttaaatttcacataagaatagccatcatccatcactaataacacaaaatattaattgtgtatgatgaccggaCCACCGGGTCGAGTTCGGGTGGCCCGAGTTATGACCCGGAtccgacccgaaataatgaccgggtctatttttgagacccttacccAACCCTAGACCCGGTAAAATCATACCAAATTAGCCCCTAAAAAGATCGGGGCCGGGTCGAGTCGGGCCATGAACACCCCTAACCATAAGCCACTTACCTCAAACACCACCACTATAAGGCACCACTCTCGTAAGCCAGTCACCACCGGCCACCACTTTCGACCACCCACTATCAGTTATCCAAAATTTTAAatcccaaattctaaattctaaattctaaattctaaatcttaaattttaagttaTGACTGGTGCTTAAGACACAAGTCCCTCAGTAAGCCAAAcgaccaaattaaaaaaaaaatggacaGAATCTCCTCTATTCCTAGGACCTTACCAACATAAATATTATCTCCCTATATCATCAATAAACATCCATTTCCAAAGACAACAATAATAACATATTCCAATCATATCCACAACCAAACATGTCAAAATACGCATCATATATATTAAGTTGATAACTAAAGTATATAGTTAAATCTATAAGTCTTATATAACCAAATCATAATTACTATCTAAACAGTTCGAGATTCAAAATAACATAACCCACACGAGAATCTTGCCTGTGGCATATGTAGCATTGACATAATCTAGATTTTGAGCAAAGGTTCAATTATATAATTACTTAACCTTTGGAAAGAAGAAGGGCTCACCGAAATGACTAAGATCTACTGAGGAGCTGGTGGAATGGAACCTAGAATGATTCCTAAAATCATGGAAATATAATAGGGTGAGTTTTGCAACTTAGTGAGCAAACATTACATCCATAACACACACGAGACAATATAAGTTTTACcatgaaaattatatttctttCCAAAGATGGGGAattcatattaattaattatgcaaataaatagataaataattaaacaGAATGAACCGAAATGGGAGATTTCATTCCAAAAGTCAAATCAAATCGAATATTACACACTTAGGGTGGCTCCACCTTTAAGGGTAGCTCTTTCCTCTAGTATGCCCGTACGGTATAACAGATCCAACGTGTGGCCTACACGTTAGGCTAACAACGCTCCTGCTAGCTGAGGTTTGAGTCAGATGCATCTAGATTAACGTCATAACCGCCGTTAACTACGATTTTCTAGTCAGAGTCTCCCAAACCAATCCAAACCAAATCACTTATACATATCTCTAATGATTATAACATATTACTAAATTTCATAgtaaatcaaatatatataGGAATGCATaccaaaatttaattaaaatttaataaagtcaaataagaaaatatgtatgctttacaaaatatataaatatcatctcgtgtatatttttataaaattataagtttcacaaatcaatatttattttaaaaactcaaaaataacaataatcaaatattttcaaacttgaaaaataattattcaatttaaatattgataataataatactcttaaaaataattatagacATAATATCCTTTCATAACTTGATTCCAAAGAATCGGAAGCAACTTTGGGCGCATCAATGAGCTACCAAATGATGTTTAATAATTCTACAactttaaaaatataacaataattatatttgtgagCTACTAATATTGTCAATTAACATAATCTTACTCACTTTGATAAAAGTCCCAAATTTTCTAATCCAATAatcttaatttcaaattttgctATACCTACAAGTATAGAGATGATAAAAATTTGAGATATAGCTAATTATTGAGTCAAAGAGTTATCTTGAAATCTCAATAATAACCGGAACTCAAAAGTTGAATACTTTTCTCACTCAGTAAGTTGAAACTCTATGATTTAGGATTGTGATAAATGAAATTTGAATGAATAAAATAGAatagagaaggagaaggaagtAAAATGAAAGAAGTGTGTTTAATGATAGTATGTGATTGCAAGAAGAAGAGGTGAGAAGATGGAAAGGATGAAGAAggagagaagagaaagagagaagaaatgAAATTGAGAAGAGAAGGAAGGGTTTCGGGAGGAAGAAATAATTGGGGTTGGAGAGGGGGGTAAGTCACGTGACTCACTAAGtccctctttcttttttttttcttctcttcggTTATAACATATTTTCTCCCTCTTACGAAGTTTGGTCCCCAAATTTTGAACTCACATACGGTGATAAGTGTGATAGTTACCTTCAGACTCAAACAAATACGGAAGGCATCCTCCACTTCCCAAGTTGCTTCTTCTACCGAATGATTCTTCTAAAAAACTTTCACAGATGGTATCTCTTTACAACGTAGTTTTTTCACTTGGCGATCAACTATAGCCACTGGTTCCTCTTCAAAAGATAAATCCTCCTTTAGCTCTATGGCTTGTGGTGCGAGCACATGAGATGGGTCAGAAAGGTATTTGTGCAACATTGATACGTGAAAGACTGGATGAATCATAGACAACTCAGACGGCAATGCCAAGCGGTAAGTAACTGCACATATTCTATCCAATATCTCAAATGGACCAATGTAGCGAGGACTAAACTTGCCTCTTTTCCCAAACCTCATCACTGCTTTCATAGGCGACACTCTAAGAAATACCTGATCACCCACTGAAAACTCTAAGTTACGCCATCTGTTATCAACCTAAGCCTTCTGCCTACTCTGAGCTACTAATAAACGTTCTCTTATTATGCGAACCTTCTCAACTGCATCTTGTTCCAAATTTGGCCCCAAAAGCTTAACCTCACCAACCTCAAATCACCCAGTAGGTGACCTACATCTTCTCCCGTAAAGAGCCTCAAATGGTGCCATTTGAATACTGGCTTGATAACTATTATTATAAGAGAACTCGATCAAAGATAGATAGCTGTCCCAATTTCCACTAAAATCTAGAACACAACACCTTAACATGTCTTCTAATGTTTGAATCATCCTTTTCGATTGTCCATCGGTTTGAGGGTGAAAAGCTGTGCTAAGATCCAGACGAGTTTCTAACACTTTCTGAAAAGATTTCCAAACATGAGAGGTGAACTGAGGTCCGCGATCTGAAATAATGGACACCGGGATTCCATGTAATTTAACTATCTCATCAACATAAAGTTGAGCATATCAAGTTGCACTAAAAGTTATTTTCACCGGAAGAAAGTGGGCCTACTTCGTCATTCTATCCACAATTACCCAAATTGAATCAAAACCTTTAAAACTACGAGGTGAACCTGTTACAAAATCCATCATAAtcctttcccacttccatttaGGTTACTCAATTTATTGCAATAACCAgcaggtctttgatgttcagcTTTAACCTGTTGGCAAGTTAAGCAATGAGAAACAAAAACTCCTATGTCTTTCTTCATGCCTTTCCACCAAAATAATTGTTTCAAATCTTGATACATCTTATTGGAGTCTGGATAAACTGTGTACTTAGAATTGTGAGCCTCCTCCAAAATAGCTTTCTTCAAGTCGTGGTTATCTGGCACACATAAGCGTTGACCACAACGCAAAACATCTTGATCAAGAGAAAAGTCTGAGTTCCTCCCATTGTGAACATCTTCCGTAAGCTTTCTTAGTTTTGGGTCATCACTTTGTGCAGCTTTAATCTGTTCTATCAGGGAAGATTGGCCTCGAACATGTGCTAAGAAAATTCCTGATTCTCCAAGGTCAAATTTAATTCCACCAGCCTCCAATTGATGGACTTCTTCAACAATTG from Arachis stenosperma cultivar V10309 chromosome 9, arast.V10309.gnm1.PFL2, whole genome shotgun sequence encodes the following:
- the LOC130949023 gene encoding uncharacterized protein LOC130949023, whose amino-acid sequence is MKAVMRFGKRGKFSPRYIGPFEILDRICAVTYRLALPSELSMIHPVFHVSMLHKYLSDPSHVLAPQAIELKEDLSFEEEPVAIVDRQVKKLRCKEIPSVKVF
- the LOC130948644 gene encoding LEAF RUST 10 DISEASE-RESISTANCE LOCUS RECEPTOR-LIKE PROTEIN KINASE-like 2.4, translated to MMLLEMVGMKENILAKTSHTSEMYFPDWIYKRLDQGTQLGPDDDGEVAIEENDVVKKMTIVGLWCIQPIPNDRPTMSRVVEMLEGSMNSLEMPPRPVLSSTRVVVESSSNVVSLVESSSVVSVVESSTNVT